A region of Candidatus Leptovillus gracilis DNA encodes the following proteins:
- a CDS encoding helicase-associated domain-containing protein has protein sequence MAIKRMFDYLTKQPFDQAAMNKEIAALLDSYNSNTLWEMARAAQLPNTTGKKLPKSELLALMAQEFFKPERIEAAYQKLTKTERDVLNRLLLHNGKVSSRVLARELIRAGLATEAPPAPEPKKQDYWYTRGRSIYGSIVPHIGSANNAKSTIFEDVMARLTLHGLLFSDGTEYATSGANYKLQLHPGDTLYVPAFVRRCLPEPQPIPVEVNQWQPAHVLHGDPQLFLRDLYLYWDTVRRHPIDMIQSGLVGKRGLKQLNSVLLTPDPTLDSVKQEDETSRLYLLRQILEELKLVKSQNGSLTTNVKSGHAVPDFWQKTTVEQVTAVLAAWRNIRLPFRFTNRQTLYEYGANPRQACQLLLQVLAELPANTWNEPDEVLDRLQERNSGFLFALRQQLTGRQSYYYGNRAQAMTEMDKLEQMFVAEATANFLLQLGLVELGFNNPLANPVKWHAYRLTALGTAVLRSTPLPNDAALTGQVIIQPNFQILAMGPVPLNVLAQLDLFAERQKVDRGAFEYHLSRQSVYAAQQMGYSVAEVQRFLETASPNDLPQNIRRSLDEWAAHHDRIVFRRNVTLLQAADETLLERLLNEGETGKLLARPVGNQVALVKSKQQARLVSALQEIGLLPAVSGANPEAADKSVVVGEDGRIQPVHAVPSLHLHGRLARFAIKTEDGWQLTAQSVGRAGGSKKKAQSIVDELGKLNRGRLPKSLVAQIRAWGGYYGSATVGTMTLFEFRDQETLAELRELPELKELLQPFAAGDRALAVVAGGQVTAVQAILARLGVKVVAH, from the coding sequence ATGGCAATTAAGCGGATGTTTGATTACTTGACTAAACAACCATTCGACCAGGCAGCGATGAATAAAGAGATTGCTGCGCTTCTGGACAGTTACAACAGCAACACCCTCTGGGAGATGGCCCGCGCGGCGCAGCTGCCGAACACAACCGGCAAAAAACTTCCCAAGAGCGAACTGCTGGCGCTTATGGCGCAGGAGTTTTTTAAGCCAGAACGCATCGAGGCCGCCTACCAAAAATTAACCAAAACGGAGCGCGACGTATTGAACCGGCTGCTGCTGCACAATGGCAAAGTCTCCAGCCGCGTGTTGGCGCGAGAATTGATCCGCGCCGGGTTGGCTACCGAAGCGCCGCCAGCACCGGAACCAAAGAAACAAGATTATTGGTACACACGCGGGCGTTCTATCTACGGCAGTATCGTTCCCCACATTGGCAGCGCCAACAACGCCAAATCCACCATTTTTGAAGATGTGATGGCTCGCCTGACCCTACATGGGCTGCTCTTTAGCGATGGGACCGAATACGCCACCAGCGGCGCAAATTACAAATTACAACTCCATCCTGGCGACACGTTGTACGTTCCGGCTTTTGTGCGCCGCTGCTTGCCGGAGCCACAACCGATTCCCGTGGAAGTCAACCAGTGGCAGCCGGCCCACGTTTTGCACGGCGACCCGCAGTTGTTTCTGCGTGATCTGTATCTCTATTGGGACACCGTGCGCCGCCATCCCATAGACATGATCCAATCGGGGCTGGTGGGCAAACGGGGACTGAAACAGCTCAACTCCGTTTTGCTGACGCCCGATCCTACCCTGGACAGCGTGAAACAAGAAGATGAAACCAGCCGCCTCTATTTGCTGCGCCAGATATTGGAAGAGTTGAAACTGGTTAAGTCGCAAAACGGGTCATTAACGACAAACGTAAAAAGCGGCCATGCTGTCCCCGATTTCTGGCAGAAAACGACGGTTGAACAGGTAACGGCCGTTCTCGCAGCCTGGCGCAATATCCGCCTGCCCTTCCGTTTCACTAACCGGCAAACCCTTTATGAATATGGCGCAAACCCGCGCCAGGCTTGCCAACTACTGCTCCAGGTGTTGGCCGAACTACCGGCCAATACCTGGAATGAACCGGATGAGGTTTTAGATCGCCTGCAAGAGCGGAACAGTGGGTTTCTTTTTGCCCTGCGCCAGCAATTGACCGGGCGACAAAGTTACTACTACGGCAATCGCGCCCAGGCGATGACCGAAATGGATAAGCTGGAGCAAATGTTTGTGGCTGAGGCAACCGCCAATTTCCTGTTGCAGTTGGGATTGGTGGAACTGGGCTTCAACAACCCGCTCGCCAACCCCGTGAAGTGGCACGCCTACCGGCTGACGGCCCTGGGCACGGCCGTTTTGCGCAGCACACCCCTCCCCAACGACGCCGCCCTTACCGGTCAGGTCATCATCCAGCCCAATTTTCAGATTTTGGCGATGGGGCCGGTACCGCTGAACGTGCTGGCGCAGCTCGATCTGTTCGCCGAACGGCAAAAAGTAGACCGGGGCGCGTTTGAATACCACCTCTCCCGCCAGTCTGTCTACGCCGCGCAGCAGATGGGCTACTCGGTGGCCGAAGTGCAGCGCTTCCTGGAAACCGCCTCGCCCAACGACCTGCCGCAAAACATCCGCCGCTCGCTGGACGAATGGGCCGCCCACCACGACCGCATTGTCTTCCGGCGCAACGTCACCCTGCTGCAAGCGGCCGACGAAACGCTGCTGGAACGGCTGCTCAATGAGGGAGAAACCGGCAAGCTGCTGGCGCGCCCGGTGGGCAATCAGGTGGCTTTGGTTAAAAGTAAACAGCAGGCCAGACTGGTCAGCGCCTTGCAAGAAATCGGTCTGCTGCCGGCCGTATCCGGGGCCAATCCGGAAGCGGCCGACAAGAGCGTGGTGGTGGGGGAAGACGGCCGTATCCAACCCGTTCACGCCGTGCCCAGCCTGCACCTGCATGGGCGTCTAGCCCGCTTTGCCATCAAAACAGAGGACGGTTGGCAGCTTACCGCGCAAAGCGTGGGCCGCGCCGGCGGCAGCAAAAAGAAGGCGCAAAGCATCGTGGATGAGTTGGGCAAGTTAAACCGGGGGCGGCTGCCCAAAAGCCTGGTGGCGCAAATACGCGCCTGGGGCGGCTATTACGGCTCGGCGACGGTGGGCACGATGACCCTGTTTGAGTTCCGCGACCAGGAGACGCTGGCCGAACTGCGCGAACTGCCGGAACTAAAAGAGCTGCTGCAACCCTTTGCCGCCGGTGATCGGGCGCTGGCAGTGGTGGCGGGGGGACAGGTAACGGCCGTGCAAGCCATTCTAGCGCGCTTAGGTGTAAAAGTCGTCGCCCACTAA
- a CDS encoding helicase-associated domain-containing protein → MATLESLTEKDIKQVVNNNPLKKARSYMSRVSQGVRSGHTLHAQVRGSKSYTVEIDVAEDGIHAVCSCPYDWGGYCKHVGAVLLLWLESPGSFAGEQPAPRPANSVIETFAIAPPATAVPKQKPAWLTTPYANRQQQYQQNLHTWLDYSHKVQELRQLAKRQGLGISGTRKEEIIQQIAQQITQPGIALKILHSLDSEHRQVYDALAVLHPSITHQTAHLAALAQLWGPLTQFNAAADVYAQALCRTSLAIPGHVINSYPPHLPFVPTSLQRILPPLLADRIPEVTLPEHTESGVQMGQAGLFLQRLHQILLLLEQSSPPLRPPMPRPRQEKFHQFLREWDYLPEEIAQAQQANKLKGYDPEQSFTVPPPQPALLDENIIRLAPLAGGETQLNFLYHLLLAAGLLQPGSPVTVWRQMKEQFLQRDEAAQWAILVRTYFSMAVPWSEMWLMLAERPSIQVKRRRSGYYTILQPQEMVNMLSLFRAQVLHLLACLPGDRWFSLREVTDLLHSFWPNFNSWGWNKPRSSGNIKPDWYLALNGRFLDTATNKADWNTAQGAFIQHVIQGPLHWLGLADVSVEYGQLVAFRLHSLGDLYFDKTEAVPLIGAVVEQTAAAVSSASAADAVSIEGDVIIVQPTAVSAQTHNYLDNLAKLEETTPTRFVYRLSSAAIHQIFESGQTLDQLLDGWQQWLPVPMPDAIQRQLTGWWQAYGQVRLYEHVTVIEFGDEYALAEMKAATSLEKHMVAEISPSLVIIPTNAVDVLVAELEKAGYTPKQTDRVER, encoded by the coding sequence ATGGCAACATTAGAATCATTAACTGAAAAAGACATTAAGCAGGTTGTAAACAACAATCCCCTGAAAAAAGCCAGGAGTTATATGAGTCGGGTGAGTCAGGGGGTGCGCAGCGGCCATACCTTGCACGCCCAAGTCCGGGGCAGCAAATCTTACACCGTAGAAATTGACGTGGCCGAAGATGGTATCCACGCGGTATGCAGCTGCCCCTACGATTGGGGTGGCTACTGCAAGCATGTTGGTGCGGTCTTGCTGCTGTGGCTGGAGTCCCCAGGTAGTTTTGCCGGTGAACAGCCTGCGCCCAGGCCGGCCAACAGCGTCATTGAGACCTTTGCCATTGCCCCGCCGGCAACGGCCGTTCCCAAACAAAAACCGGCCTGGCTCACCACACCCTACGCCAACCGCCAGCAGCAATACCAGCAAAATCTGCATACCTGGCTAGACTATAGCCACAAAGTTCAGGAGTTGCGCCAATTAGCCAAACGGCAGGGGTTGGGCATCAGCGGTACACGCAAAGAAGAGATCATCCAACAAATTGCCCAACAGATCACTCAGCCGGGCATCGCCCTTAAAATCCTGCACAGCCTGGACAGCGAACATCGCCAGGTTTACGACGCGCTGGCTGTCCTGCATCCGAGCATTACTCACCAGACAGCCCATCTGGCAGCTCTGGCGCAGTTGTGGGGACCGCTAACCCAATTCAATGCCGCCGCCGACGTGTATGCACAAGCGTTATGCCGCACGAGTTTAGCTATCCCTGGGCACGTGATCAATTCATACCCGCCGCACCTCCCTTTTGTTCCTACAAGCCTCCAGCGTATACTGCCCCCCTTGCTGGCCGACCGTATCCCAGAAGTGACCCTGCCGGAACACACGGAGAGCGGCGTGCAAATGGGGCAGGCAGGGCTGTTTCTGCAGCGCCTCCACCAAATCCTCCTGCTCCTGGAACAAAGCAGCCCACCGCTGCGCCCACCTATGCCTCGCCCCCGCCAGGAAAAATTCCACCAATTTTTACGTGAATGGGATTATCTGCCGGAAGAAATTGCCCAGGCGCAGCAGGCCAACAAACTCAAAGGCTACGACCCCGAACAAAGCTTCACCGTGCCGCCGCCCCAACCGGCGCTGCTCGATGAAAACATCATCCGCCTGGCGCCGCTGGCCGGGGGCGAGACGCAGCTAAACTTTCTCTATCACCTGCTGCTGGCGGCCGGCCTGTTACAACCAGGCAGCCCGGTAACGGTATGGCGACAGATGAAAGAGCAGTTTTTGCAGCGCGACGAAGCGGCGCAGTGGGCCATTTTGGTGCGGACCTATTTCTCGATGGCTGTGCCCTGGAGCGAGATGTGGCTAATGTTGGCAGAACGGCCGTCTATACAAGTCAAACGTCGTCGCAGCGGCTATTATACGATCTTGCAGCCGCAAGAAATGGTCAACATGCTGTCTCTCTTTCGCGCCCAGGTGCTGCATCTATTGGCCTGCCTGCCCGGCGACCGTTGGTTCAGCCTGCGCGAGGTGACCGATTTGCTGCATTCCTTCTGGCCCAACTTCAATTCCTGGGGCTGGAACAAACCCCGATCCAGCGGCAATATAAAGCCGGATTGGTATTTGGCCCTTAACGGCCGTTTCCTGGACACCGCCACCAACAAAGCCGACTGGAACACAGCCCAGGGCGCTTTCATCCAACACGTCATTCAGGGGCCGCTGCATTGGCTGGGTCTGGCCGATGTCAGCGTAGAATACGGCCAACTGGTCGCTTTCCGGCTGCATAGCCTGGGCGATTTGTATTTCGATAAGACGGAAGCTGTGCCGCTGATAGGTGCGGTGGTTGAACAGACGGCAGCGGCCGTCTCCTCAGCATCCGCCGCCGACGCCGTTTCCATTGAAGGTGACGTGATCATTGTGCAGCCAACGGCCGTTAGCGCCCAAACCCACAACTACCTGGACAATCTCGCCAAACTGGAAGAAACCACGCCGACCCGCTTTGTCTATCGGCTGTCCAGCGCCGCCATTCATCAGATATTTGAGAGCGGCCAAACTCTGGACCAGCTTTTAGACGGCTGGCAACAATGGCTGCCCGTCCCCATGCCCGACGCCATCCAGCGCCAGTTAACCGGCTGGTGGCAGGCTTACGGGCAGGTGCGCCTGTACGAACATGTCACCGTCATCGAATTTGGCGACGAATACGCCCTGGCCGAAATGAAAGCGGCCACCTCCCTGGAAAAACACATGGTCGCCGAAATCTCGCCCTCCCTGGTCATCATCCCCACCAACGCTGTGGACGTGCTGGTGGCCGAACTGGAAAAAGCAGGCTACACGCCCAAACAAACGGACAGAGTGGAGAGATAG
- a CDS encoding DEAD/DEAH box helicase, translating to MQYNPQNPIIVQGDKSVLLEVNNALYQEARDVLSRFAELEKSPEYIHTYRISPLSLWNAASSGMAADAIITGLGRYSKYPLPGNVEVDIREYIGRYGRVRLTRRDEDLLLSSTDVPLILELQRRKELQPYIITQEDANTLRVNPGRRGHIKQALVNIGYPAEDLAGYVSGDVVHFDVPLLTNSGKPFALRHYQQEAGAVFYADGADHGGSGVIVLPCGAGKTIVGLSVMNEMQCSTLILTPNTVSVRQWIDELLDKTTLTPELVGEYSGQRKEIRPITISTYQTMTYRKRGVEKTAPYQEQYPHFSLFNDHNWGLIIYDEVHLLPAPVFSITAELQARRRLGLTATLVREDGRQEDVFSLIGPKKYDVPWKDLERQGWIATADVVEVRIPLPHETRLEYAIAEDRDKYRIAAENKDKFKILDELLIKHRRDQVLIIGMYLDQLDKVCRRYNAPLITGKTSVKQRRELYAKFKTGEIPVLIVSKVGNFAVDLPNANVMVQISGMFGSRQEEAQRLGRILRPHDDQMAHFYTIVTKDTVDQQYSANRQLFLTEQGYQYTILYEDEVADYEPAVLDRKGL from the coding sequence ATGCAATATAATCCTCAGAACCCCATCATCGTCCAGGGGGATAAAAGCGTCCTGCTGGAAGTGAACAACGCGCTCTATCAGGAAGCGCGCGATGTGCTGTCACGCTTCGCCGAGTTGGAAAAAAGCCCGGAATACATCCACACCTACCGCATTTCCCCGCTCTCGTTGTGGAACGCCGCCTCTTCCGGCATGGCGGCCGACGCCATCATCACAGGCTTAGGGCGTTACAGTAAGTATCCCCTGCCCGGCAACGTAGAGGTGGATATTCGGGAGTACATCGGGCGCTACGGCCGTGTCCGCCTCACCCGCCGCGACGAAGACCTGCTGCTCAGCTCCACCGATGTGCCTCTCATCCTGGAACTCCAGCGGCGCAAAGAGTTACAACCCTATATTATCACCCAGGAAGACGCCAACACCCTGCGTGTCAATCCGGGGCGGCGCGGCCACATCAAACAAGCGCTGGTCAACATCGGCTACCCGGCGGAAGATTTGGCCGGGTACGTCTCTGGCGATGTGGTGCATTTTGATGTGCCCCTGCTGACCAACAGTGGCAAGCCGTTTGCCCTGCGCCATTACCAGCAAGAAGCCGGCGCTGTCTTTTATGCCGATGGCGCCGACCATGGCGGCTCCGGCGTGATTGTGCTGCCCTGCGGCGCGGGCAAAACCATCGTCGGCCTGTCGGTGATGAACGAGATGCAGTGCAGTACGCTCATCCTCACGCCTAACACGGTGTCGGTGCGGCAGTGGATTGACGAACTGCTGGACAAAACCACCCTGACGCCGGAGTTGGTGGGCGAATATTCCGGCCAACGCAAGGAAATCCGCCCCATCACCATTTCCACCTACCAGACGATGACCTACCGCAAGCGCGGCGTGGAAAAAACGGCCCCTTATCAGGAGCAGTACCCCCATTTCAGCCTGTTCAACGATCACAACTGGGGGCTGATTATTTACGACGAGGTGCATTTGCTGCCCGCCCCGGTCTTTAGCATCACGGCCGAATTGCAGGCGCGGCGGCGCTTGGGCCTGACGGCGACGCTGGTACGGGAAGACGGCCGCCAGGAAGACGTCTTTTCGCTCATCGGCCCCAAAAAGTATGACGTGCCCTGGAAAGATTTGGAGCGCCAGGGTTGGATCGCCACCGCCGACGTGGTGGAGGTGCGCATACCCTTGCCCCACGAAACGCGCCTGGAATATGCCATCGCCGAAGACCGCGACAAATACCGCATCGCCGCCGAAAACAAAGACAAATTCAAAATTTTAGACGAACTGCTCATCAAACACCGCCGCGACCAGGTACTGATTATCGGCATGTACCTGGACCAGCTAGACAAAGTGTGCCGCCGCTACAACGCGCCGCTGATTACCGGCAAAACCAGCGTGAAGCAGCGGCGGGAACTGTACGCCAAGTTCAAAACGGGCGAAATCCCGGTATTGATTGTGTCGAAAGTGGGAAATTTTGCCGTAGACCTGCCCAACGCCAACGTGATGGTGCAGATCAGCGGCATGTTTGGCAGCCGCCAGGAAGAGGCGCAGCGGCTCGGCCGTATTTTGCGCCCCCACGATGACCAGATGGCTCATTTTTACACCATCGTCACCAAAGACACGGTAGACCAACAGTACAGCGCCAACCGCCAGCTTTTCCTGACGGAACAGGGCTACCAATACACCATCCTCTACGAAGATGAAGTGGCGGATTATGAACCGGCAGTCTTAGACCGTAAGGGTCTCTGA
- a CDS encoding DEAD/DEAH box helicase has translation MKNSINPTIHLQPGAEAVLTAVAHRQFTTPQAYRLQLAAAHMLLIGGFDELICLDSLHFDPFSYQIKAAQAALRRFRGRGMLCDEVGLGKTIEAGLVIKEYLMRQMVERILILTPPGLVQQWREELAQKFGLRDFVTNTDEAFRAAGDDAWVRFPRVIASIAAARHTGNRDIITSLTYDLVIVDEAHHLKNRSSVTWKFVNDLQKRFILMLTATPVENRLEELYNLITILKPGQLSTPQEFRRQFVVKGDPHSPKNRGLLRELMADVMIRHSRGQVNVKLPPRRAHTIRLSLSPAEQSLYQNVSNFVRQTLQEGRDSGARKLTLGILQREIGSSAMAVTHTLRKMAEQPAWKTHKKRLLALADEAAAVTDWAKADALLKILQGAGQDRVLVFTHFQATLEALAERLTAVGIEFIPYHGGLTIQQKDEAIRRFETDGRVLLSTEAAGEGRNLQFCHIMVNFDLPWNPQRIEQRVGRIHRVGQNRQVEIFNLSAQGTIEDYLLNILDRKLNMFELVIGEMEMILGYLTQEQDFEEMLLEVWLNSADETGLESSMDDLGNRLLAARETMRRIQTFDETLFGEDFTA, from the coding sequence ATGAAAAACAGCATCAATCCAACGATACACCTGCAACCGGGGGCCGAAGCAGTATTAACGGCCGTTGCCCACCGCCAATTCACCACCCCCCAGGCCTATCGCCTGCAGCTCGCCGCCGCCCACATGCTGCTCATCGGCGGCTTCGACGAACTCATCTGCCTGGACAGCCTGCACTTTGATCCTTTTTCCTACCAAATTAAAGCCGCCCAGGCCGCCCTGCGCCGCTTTCGCGGGCGCGGCATGTTATGCGACGAAGTCGGCCTGGGCAAAACCATCGAGGCCGGCCTGGTTATCAAAGAATACCTCATGCGCCAGATGGTCGAACGCATCCTCATCCTCACCCCGCCCGGCCTGGTGCAGCAGTGGCGTGAAGAGCTGGCGCAAAAATTCGGCCTGCGCGACTTCGTCACCAACACCGACGAAGCCTTCCGCGCCGCCGGCGACGACGCCTGGGTCAGATTTCCCCGCGTCATCGCCTCCATCGCCGCCGCCCGCCACACCGGCAACCGCGACATCATCACCAGTCTCACCTATGATCTGGTCATCGTGGATGAAGCCCACCACCTGAAAAACCGCAGCAGCGTCACCTGGAAATTTGTCAACGACCTGCAAAAACGCTTCATCCTTATGCTCACGGCCACGCCGGTAGAGAACCGGCTGGAAGAGCTGTATAACCTCATAACCATCCTGAAACCAGGCCAACTCAGCACGCCGCAAGAATTCCGCCGCCAGTTTGTGGTGAAGGGCGACCCCCACTCGCCCAAGAATCGCGGCCTGCTGCGCGAATTGATGGCCGATGTGATGATCCGCCACAGCCGCGGCCAGGTGAATGTAAAACTGCCGCCGCGCCGGGCACACACCATCCGCCTGTCGCTCTCCCCGGCGGAGCAAAGCCTTTACCAGAATGTGAGCAATTTTGTGCGTCAGACGTTGCAAGAGGGGCGCGACAGTGGCGCGCGCAAGCTGACGCTGGGGATTTTGCAGCGCGAGATTGGCAGCAGCGCCATGGCTGTTACCCACACCCTGCGCAAAATGGCCGAACAACCCGCCTGGAAAACACACAAAAAACGCCTGCTGGCCCTGGCCGACGAAGCCGCCGCCGTCACCGATTGGGCCAAAGCCGACGCGCTGCTGAAAATTCTGCAAGGCGCCGGACAAGATCGCGTGCTCGTTTTTACCCATTTTCAGGCGACATTGGAGGCGCTGGCGGAACGGTTAACGGCCGTTGGCATCGAATTCATTCCCTACCACGGCGGCCTCACCATCCAGCAAAAAGATGAAGCCATTCGCCGCTTTGAAACAGACGGGCGCGTCCTGCTTTCCACTGAAGCGGCCGGCGAAGGGCGCAACCTGCAATTCTGCCACATCATGGTCAACTTCGACCTGCCCTGGAACCCGCAGCGCATCGAACAGCGCGTTGGCCGCATTCATCGCGTCGGGCAAAACCGACAGGTAGAGATTTTCAACCTCTCGGCCCAGGGGACTATCGAAGATTACCTGCTCAATATTTTAGACCGCAAGCTGAACATGTTTGAACTGGTCATCGGCGAAATGGAGATGATTTTAGGCTACCTGACCCAGGAGCAAGACTTCGAGGAGATGCTGTTGGAAGTATGGCTCAACAGCGCCGATGAAACCGGCCTGGAAAGCAGCATGGACGACCTCGGCAACCGCCTCCTCGCCGCCCGCGAAACCATGCGCCGTATCCAAACCTTCGACGAAACCCTCTTCGGCGAGGACTTCACGGCGTAA
- a CDS encoding glycerophosphodiester phosphodiesterase, with translation MSPTPTHPFAQNGRPIILGHRGAAGHCPENTMRSFQLAASWGVDGLELDVHQTADGVLVVCHDEFVERTTNGRGLIKEKTLVELQMLDAGYHWSQDGGHTFPFRGQGLTIPTLEEVFIAFPHLWINIDMKQKEPSLVQPFADLIRQHHMQRQIMVGSFHTQTVHEFRRALPEAASVATLGETRTLLMLSSLGLGRLFRSPAKAVQPSEYYGRWPIITPRFVKAAHQNDTAVHVWTVNEVSDMQRLIAWGVDGLISDYPDRALNLL, from the coding sequence TTGTCCCCAACCCCAACCCACCCTTTCGCCCAAAACGGCCGTCCCATCATCCTGGGGCATCGCGGCGCGGCCGGGCACTGCCCGGAAAACACCATGCGCTCCTTTCAACTGGCGGCCAGTTGGGGCGTGGATGGGCTGGAATTAGACGTTCACCAGACGGCCGATGGCGTGTTGGTGGTCTGCCACGATGAATTTGTCGAGCGTACCACCAACGGCCGTGGCCTGATCAAAGAAAAGACCCTGGTCGAACTGCAAATGTTGGACGCCGGCTACCATTGGAGCCAGGATGGCGGCCACACCTTCCCGTTTCGCGGCCAGGGGCTGACCATTCCCACGCTGGAGGAGGTGTTTATCGCCTTCCCCCACCTGTGGATTAACATTGACATGAAGCAGAAAGAGCCATCGCTGGTACAGCCGTTTGCCGACCTCATCCGCCAACACCACATGCAGCGCCAGATCATGGTTGGCTCTTTCCATACCCAGACCGTGCATGAATTTCGCCGCGCCCTGCCTGAAGCGGCCAGCGTGGCGACCTTGGGCGAGACGCGCACTCTTTTGATGTTAAGCAGTCTGGGTTTGGGGCGATTGTTCCGCAGCCCGGCCAAAGCGGTGCAGCCATCAGAGTATTACGGCCGTTGGCCGATCATCACGCCCCGGTTTGTTAAGGCGGCGCACCAGAACGACACGGCCGTTCACGTCTGGACCGTCAACGAGGTCAGCGACATGCAGCGGCTTATCGCCTGGGGCGTGGATGGGCTGATCAGCGATTATCCCGACCGCGCTCTGAACCTGTTGTAG
- a CDS encoding uroporphyrinogen decarboxylase, producing MTEWSKRRRLEAAIGGEKPDRPPVALWRHWPGDDQDPHALAAAHLKWQQDYDWDLLKIGPSSTYSVEDWGVQTRWVGHIEGTREYTRRTIHQPDDWASLSPLEPNAPNLAAQIESLRMVGEAVGETVPFIATIFSPLSQAKHLAGDPLMLSHMRRDPDAFHQGLATITESTLRFIEAAKGAGIAGIFLAVQHARYPLMSRVEFMEFGRPYDLQVLTAVSDLWCNMVHLHGAEVMFDLVADYPAQFLNWHDRETGITLGQGLAQIQGAASGGVDQWSLHQDAPSSALAEAEDALNQTDGRRLLLGTGCVIMVTTPTQNIRALRELASSYKP from the coding sequence ATGACCGAATGGAGTAAACGCCGCCGTTTAGAAGCCGCCATTGGCGGCGAAAAACCAGATCGCCCGCCTGTCGCCCTGTGGCGACACTGGCCCGGCGATGACCAAGACCCGCACGCCCTGGCGGCCGCCCATCTAAAATGGCAGCAAGATTATGATTGGGACCTACTGAAGATCGGCCCGTCCAGCACCTATTCCGTGGAGGATTGGGGCGTGCAAACCCGGTGGGTCGGTCACATCGAAGGGACCCGCGAGTATACGCGCCGGACAATTCACCAGCCGGACGATTGGGCCTCCCTCTCCCCACTGGAGCCGAACGCGCCTAATCTGGCAGCGCAGATCGAGTCGCTGCGGATGGTGGGCGAAGCAGTGGGCGAGACAGTGCCCTTTATTGCCACCATATTCTCGCCGCTGTCGCAGGCCAAACATCTGGCCGGCGACCCGCTGATGCTGAGCCATATGCGCCGCGACCCAGACGCCTTCCACCAGGGTTTGGCGACCATCACCGAAAGCACGCTGCGGTTTATCGAGGCGGCCAAAGGCGCGGGCATTGCCGGCATTTTCCTGGCGGTGCAGCACGCCCGCTATCCGTTGATGAGCCGCGTCGAGTTTATGGAGTTTGGCCGGCCGTATGATTTGCAGGTGTTAACGGCCGTCAGCGACCTCTGGTGCAATATGGTTCACCTGCATGGCGCCGAGGTGATGTTTGATCTGGTGGCCGATTACCCGGCGCAGTTCCTCAACTGGCACGACCGCGAGACGGGCATCACGTTGGGGCAAGGGCTGGCGCAAATTCAGGGCGCGGCCAGCGGCGGCGTGGACCAGTGGTCGCTACATCAGGACGCGCCTTCCAGCGCGTTGGCCGAAGCTGAAGACGCACTGAACCAGACAGACGGCCGTCGCCTGTTGTTGGGGACCGGCTGTGTTATCATGGTGACAACGCCTACGCAAAATATCCGCGCCCTCCGTGAATTGGCGTCGTCGTACAAGCCTTGA
- a CDS encoding response regulator, with product MSSTILVVDDEQATREILQIILEMEGFTVFTAEDGLDALAKIAAQPPDLIILDVMMPNMDGLTLCQRLRVQPETAGIPIVMLSGNSQDKAIAAGLNAGANAFLSKPVEMQTLLAQMRHFLVG from the coding sequence ATGAGTTCAACGATTTTGGTTGTAGATGATGAGCAAGCCACCCGCGAAATTTTGCAGATTATTCTGGAAATGGAAGGGTTTACGGTTTTCACCGCCGAAGATGGGTTGGACGCGCTGGCTAAAATCGCCGCGCAGCCGCCGGATTTGATTATTTTGGATGTGATGATGCCCAATATGGATGGCCTGACATTGTGCCAACGGCTGCGGGTGCAGCCGGAGACGGCCGGTATTCCTATTGTTATGTTGAGTGGAAATTCCCAGGACAAGGCCATTGCCGCCGGGTTAAACGCCGGCGCCAACGCCTTTTTGAGCAAGCCGGTGGAGATGCAAACACTGCTGGCGCAGATGCGCCATTTTTTGGTTGGGTAG